Within Butyrivibrio fibrisolvens, the genomic segment TGTCGCTTCTAAAGAGCATAGCCTGATCTGCTATCTTTTTTAGGAGTTCATCAGCGGTATTTGCTGTAATTGTTACATACTCATCTTCATCAGGAATTCTATCTTTGTCCCTTGTTTTGTTAGTATTATCTGCAACTTTTTCATCCTTATCGCTAATATGTTTATTGCTGATATCCCTGTCTTTATCCTTCTTATGGGCTTTCTTTTCTTCCAGTTTCCTGGCTGCCTTTTCTTCCGCCTTCTTCTTGGCTGCTTTTTTCTCAATGCGGGCTTTCTGAGCCTTTGAAGAGTTCTTTAATGTTGCAAAAAGTGTAGCTGTGCCGTCATCATTAATCTTCATGCCGTATCCTTGAACATCTGCTCCTGTAGATGCAAGACCGCTACTAAGGGCTTTGATCTGAGCTTCTGCACCTTTGATAGTTGCTTCTATCTTGCTTGCATACTTCTCATCATTAGCCATTCTCTCGATTTTCTCATCATCGATAAGAACTACTGTCTTATTGGCCTTGCCATATGCAGCAGCATTGGCCTCGACCTGTTCTTTCATATCCTTGGATACCAGGACGAAGTCCATGCCGGGAAATTTGGCTTTAAACTTCTCATAGAACTTTGCAGCCTTTTCACTTAACTGAACATCACCTACTGTCCTGCCTGTAACCTTTGGTGTATTCTTGTTTTCAGCTGCTTTGGTTTTATCTGACTGCTCTTCTTTTTTGACGGATTTATTGTATGACGAAGTGTCATACATAGACTGTGCCGCGCTTATACGCGCGATATCATTTGATAATGCCATAACAGACTCCTTTCCTAAGAGATATACGCTTCTATCACTGATCATATCCGGTGAAGCAATCTCTATATACGCATCCTTGCAACTACTACTTTTACCAGTGTGCCGGATCATTCACATTTAATTAAATACAAAAGAATCCGTACACTAAATCGACGACACTATCTCAATTTGTATATCGGAATTATCTAAGACTTTATTTATAGCTT encodes:
- a CDS encoding DUF6033 family protein; this translates as MALSNDIARISAAQSMYDTSSYNKSVKKEEQSDKTKAAENKNTPKVTGRTVGDVQLSEKAAKFYEKFKAKFPGMDFVLVSKDMKEQVEANAAAYGKANKTVVLIDDEKIERMANDEKYASKIEATIKGAEAQIKALSSGLASTGADVQGYGMKINDDGTATLFATLKNSSKAQKARIEKKAAKKKAEEKAARKLEEKKAHKKDKDRDISNKHISDKDEKVADNTNKTRDKDRIPDEDEYVTITANTADELLKKIADQAMLFRSDSVRTQEEMMVGQHFDFNI